Genomic DNA from Xiphophorus couchianus chromosome 12, X_couchianus-1.0, whole genome shotgun sequence:
GTAATGCAACTCGAAATCAAATCCGACTTTTACTCATATTTAAGGCCGGTGCTAGAACAGGGCTTAGGGACCTTTGTTTGGCCAATGTGAATGAGCAGCACGTGAGCAATGACACATAACAGGAACAGCAGGAAagtggttttattaaaaatacctTTCAATAACAATGCACCATGAGTAATTTGCTTATATGTAAACTTTCTGCATTCAAACTTGTGCCTGCACTAATGATTCTGTCTGATTTCCTGTTTGCTTTCTGTTCTCATCTCCCAGTTTGGACCTGTTTACCTTGTGAAATGTCGTGAGTTGAGATCTGTTGAGAACTGGTGCTacacactaaaaataaatagaatttaatCGTTCACAATTATTGTTCCAATGTACACATGTTTGACTGATTCATACAAGTCTCGGTGTCACTATATTATTGTCCcctttgggattttttttccatgcagCAGGATAGGGGGAAaaatactaaagaaaaaaaaaacaaaacccaaacaaacacagagataATCATACAACAacattggaaaaacattttaaaaatctatcaaaTATCAATGAAACAAATAGACTATACACATGTGAAGTAATGTTCACATTATGTTTTCGAtgcaatctgactgagcttgaactgTTTATCTGCAGGCCTTTGCAGAAATAGCACCACCTTGtggtgaaattaaaaagaaattacaattcATCTGAATTGTAATTCACGttgtacttttatttgaaatattattaaatgtgTATGAGTGCAGAAcaaatatgtatacatatacataGATAttataacaaacacaaactaagCAAACCTGTTAATTttgttctattatttttataatttgaaaTTTAAGCTCAGAgtatttttccccccacagaACAATGTGaagtgaatattttcttttcatacatACTCTGAAATCACTTCTCATGAAACAACTCTTTCCATTCAAATATGTTCAATAATTAAATTTCCATTCAAGCTATTGGCTACTGCATACTCTTAATCTTCAGAAAACTGATTTGGATTATACACGtaatttttatacaaatatacaGAGGAATATACTGTACATGATCGCAGTCTTTTGGACAGCTGAGCAGTGTTACTAAAACTCCATGTCATTCTTGAAAACATGATGGATGGAGATAAAATTACGCTAAATGATAAATCAATCATTAGCAGGTAACATAGTGAAAGcatattttttaagaaactgGTGAAAGTAGAGAGCGGGAAGCTAACAGTGCTTCAAGATGGGGGTTTTACAGAATAACATATACAAAGAGAGCCATAATGGCAGCGCTGATGAGCCCAGAGATGGGAACTGTGACAAACCAGGCGATGAAGATGTTCCTGAACAGACGCCAGTCAACTGATTTCCTGGAGCGCAGCCACCCGACGGCCACCACAGATCCCACCTGTGTGCAAGTAAGAGTTACTGGAAGAATGAAAACGTCTTTCCACTTGAACTTTTAACTTTTGTGATCAAACAACCACAAACCTgaatataatttattgatttttgatgTGATATAGCAACAAAATGAAGTGCATGATGATGAAAAGGACGTGTTTAAAAATTCTTCACAATTTAACAACCTGAAGCTCCGGGTGTTAAGCCCACTTTAAAGAAATAccctaaaataaaactgagtccAACCAACTGTCTGTAGAAGTCAACTAATTAGTAAATACACCAACTCCAGCATAAAGCATGCGTCATTGTCAATTTGGTGCTGTGGAGTTGATTTTCTTCATCCAGAGCAGAGAAGCTGGATGAAggtaaacacattttcagagtAATCCCTGCAGTAAACCTGCTGGAGGTTTGTATCAAAGCATATTTGTTCGTttgaatggtccagtcaaagtccagacctaaattgaATTCAAATCTGTAGCAAGACTTAAAATATGTAGTTTTGATGGATGCTTTCCATTAAACtttggaaatactttttcagtctttaaatGTGCAGAGAGACATTGcccaaaagacttgcaactGTAATCAGAAGCCAATTTTGGTACTTGGCACtaaaataaaggtttatttCTCAAGGTTTTTGCTTCAAGACCATAGACTGCATTTGATCATCAATCTTTGAATCATCTATAATTTTTGCAAAGCACCAGGCTAGCATCCAAAAACCCAAaagctgggaaaaaaacaacaaaaaagtacaattttgcttgttttgtgttgATCCATCACACAAAATCCTAATGAAATAGATTTAAGTTTATGGTTGTTTGTTACATGCAGTGGCGGCTGCATGTAGGATTTCCCCCCTAGTTCAGGTTGCTGCTGAGCTCCGGCGGGTTAAGCAGGCCCAGCTGGTTTCACTCTGCCTCTTGATTAGCAGAGTATAAGGCTAGCTGGGAAACTGACTTTCAGGGCCTCTCGGCCAATTGGGCAGCATGtgtgctgcagctttgtggCGCTGTGATGGAGGATTTGTCTGCTAGAAACcctggtttttgttgttattctcccctttctttccttttagGTTCTCATTTTCACCTTTGAGACTTCTTCCAATCCCACTTAAAGAATAAACCTTTAACTTTACCCTCCTGGTTTtgtctcttcatttttcccTGGTTTATCTATTGTTACAGCCCTCCTCCAAAACCCCTAGACTGCCTTGGGGATGTAACattgttacataaaaaaaattcaaggggTGTGATTATGTTTGCAAGTTAAGCATTTTTGTGATATACGACTTTCATAACATGCTCAGAGCTCACCTCTCTATCTGTTTGTGATAAAGGATCAGAGATTTTAGCTTTATTACCTTGCAATGTGTCGTGCTGACAGGAAGACCAATATTAGATGCTACAACGACCGTGGCAGCTGAAGCCAGCTCGATACTGAATCCACTGCAGAGAAAGGAGaagtttattttggtttaacaacCTGATAAATCATAACTTCTGCTCAGAGGGGGCATAGCTACGAGGCATACCTTGAGGGTGTAATGGGGGTCAGGTCTTTACCCATGGTCTGGATCACCCTCCGACCCCAAACCCAGAGACCAGCACAGATTCCTACTCCGCCGTATAGGAGCAACCAGATGGGAGTGGGAGCATTCGACACCACAGACCCGCTCTCATAGAGAAGCCACAGGGCTACCAGTGGGCCAATAGCATTGCtagagaaagaaattaaatgtaaatcattaaaaagatCATACTTAggcaaactgaaaaaaacaccCTTGCTTACCTGACGTCATTTCCCCCATGAGCAAAGGAGCCGAAACATGCAGTTAGTATTTGCAAAAACTGGAAAAGCAAAGAAACTGCAGGTTGGTCGATCTCCAGCTCGTCTTCCGCCTCAGCAACGCTTGCGTCGGCTTCCTGCGTCGCGCTCCCGTCCGGGACGGTGCTTCCAGTGGTCACTGCTGAGTTGTAGCTGCTGTAGCTGTCCACCCGAGGTCTCCTCTGAAAGCCGGTGTCCACGTCTCTGTATTTAGGATCGCCGTGGATACCGTATATAGCCATGGTGTAGGATGTGTAGCTGTTGTTCCTCCGCATGGGTCGCTCCTCTGTGTCACTGTCACCGATGCAGTCCCCAACCTTGGCTTTGTGGAGCTTGTGCAGCAGGTCTTTGTAAAGGCCAGAGTCCTTGTGGATGGTATGGGAGCGTCCACTGTGGGGATCGGTGATCGTCATGTGGCCTACAGAGCCATTCAGAACTGTGGGAAAATCTCTCTTATAATATTGTCTTGCTAACTGGTGGGTCGTAGCTGCTTGTGGTGTAACCACATCTTGATAACTGTGACACTGgtgtgaaaaatgtaacatttccaGCACCATATTTAAAAATTCTCACCGTTAGAGATGTCAAGATCTTTGGATTCTATGTCGCTGTTTAGATCAGTCTCCTCTGAGCCTCCCAGTTTAAAGGCCACCTTCTGGGTTTCTACCGGAGGGTTCTGCAGATGGAGGTCAGACAGGATTTGAGgttgttctgctggaggtttgcTCGAGTTCTTCTCCATTAATGGAGTCTCATAGGGAGCAGGAGCTGTTTCACCTGAAAAGTGAGACGATACGAGTCAAACAGCTTTGTTGCAGACAGTTATACTGCAGCAgaatttacagatttattaaattgaatttattgCTGGTGGATCCGTGGTGACAGATTATGTAATCGTACAATGGtttatgggattttatgtggtagaccaacacaaagaagtgcatAAATGCATAGTTATGGCTGTGCGATGTTTTTGAAGTATTTCCTCACTGTGTGTGCACATCAAGAGACTGAATATTGTGCTAATTTCTCTTTGCAAAATTGCTCAAGTGACTAAATAACAGGGAGAAGTAATCGCAGGAATGTTTGATATGAGATCCAAACAGGGTCATCAACAAGactaaaaaagtaaacaacacTACAAAATGATCATTGTACAAAATCAAAGTCCTAAGGACCACAACACTCTGTCCATGCTGAGGTAAAAATAGTCCCccgagcatgatgctgccaccactatttTCTGCAATCATCAGGGTGATGAGCAGTTCAGTCGTAGTCTTATTTAACCAGAACTGGGTTTATTGTTCTACAACAAaatcctgctttaaatttctccacatCTTTTACCCTGGCCTGTCTGCTGTGTGGAACAGATGGATTTATACTCATAATAAAGAAACACACAATTTGACTCTATTTACTCATTAGAGAAGGTCTAAACTCCGCTACATTTCTTTACGTATATCAGAATACAGAGCGTTGAAGTTACTTGTACACTTTGAATatcatgtatatattttttttccagttgtttgCTACTTTCTGTTGATGTATCAATAAAttaccaataaaatacactgaggtttTTGGTCGCAACGTGACAAAACGTTAAAGAGTTGAGTGGGCGTGATTTCTTCTGTGAAGCACTGTACTTCCTAGTCAGTAGTTCAACAGTTTCATCCTCGAATCTAGAATGTTTGTGCAATGTCTTACTGAAGCTGTCTCTGTTACACTCACGTTCAATTTTCTTCTTGAGGCGTGGACAGACAACAAACCAAACAACCAGAGCGGTGGTGATGGCACAGCCCAGAGAAATGCACAGAGTGCCCCACCAGGGCATCCTGTCAAAGCCAAGCACTATGGACAAAGGAAAAGAGACATGTCAGAAAAGGTTGcctcaggggaaaaaaacccacaaacagAACCTTGTgtccatttattttttgccttcaTGCTCTAAAactgaaaagcaacaaaacctGTCTTACTAAAATTACATCGCCTTAGAAGCAGGACAGCAGGTGTCCAACATAACAAGTTAGTCATGtaatttgtagaaaatgatcacatttttcttaaacGTTCCCTCCTCAGATGCCAGCATGTCTTTCTGTTTAAAGGCGGCAGTATCAGGGAAAGTGCACACTCCTCTAATCAGATACTGAGGAAGAGGCCAGTCTTGCGGCATGGTGATAAAAACTCAGTTGGTGGAAGTTTTAATAATTCCTCTTCTCTTctaatatttttactacacATACAGTGTGATgttgttttctgccttttgaAGATGGATTAAAATGAGCTTAATCTTTCTTTCTTGTGAGCAGCTGGATCATAACACCAAATAAGCCCGAGCAACACTATGGGTGTAGCCTATCTCTAACGTACATGCTAAACCGGACTGGCCTCAAACACTGCATGCGAGGCGTGCAAGGAGATAATCTCATTTCAGTTCAAGAAAACTCAACAGAACTAATGGATTCCCATCAAACTTGCAAGAGATAACTGCAACGACCTTCTGCACGATATGATCGTGAAAAGATGCACAGTACTTTTGTACAACAGGactattttggacattttctgccACAGTGGTGTGCAGTCAGGTGCCCTTTTGAAAAGTCCAATCCTGCCAATGAATGCCAATGGGGCTTTCAAAAATCCATTCAATAGGggattattttattctgttctcTTGTACCTCATTAATTTTATATCAAGCCTAGTATGGGgatgtttttttgcaattaatacaaatattagtaaggaataaagttaataatctaacacattttcattctttGGATCATAATTTTGCCATGAACCATCCTTGATATTTCCTCAGGCTCATTTGGAGAAAATATCAAGTGACTTTCTGGCTTGGTGTGCCTATGTGATACTCACGTGGAGCTCCGGTGAACATGATGGAGAAGAGGTTGATGCCCATAGTGATGCCATAGAAGACAGGAAGGGCTCTCAGTCCATTGGGTACAGGGTTAgactgtggggaaaaaaagagacctTTTGTAATTCTAAATCAAGTGCAGTTTCCTAACAAGAAATGGGTATGAAAACTGAGCACGTTCAAGGTTGTGAAGTAAATATTCAGCTGAAAGtctttgttcctgttttctttaagtttagCCTTTAAGAGTAAAGTTTGCTCTGATCAGGCAGACGTATCAGATTATTATGAATTGGATATTTCAGTGAAGTCAATCGATCCTAAAAGTGTTCTCTCACAGTCTGGGAGAAGATGTGGATTTGGTACAGACCTCAAATCCAAATTCACCTTGTTCCActttaaaactggaaatctGAGGAATCAGTGACATGCTAACTACTATTACCAACACAagctaataattttttttttcatagtatTTCGTGCATTCCAACCGTAACACGCAATGCTAACAGAGGTTGTAGCGGACTAGGTGTGTGTACTATATTATGAGATATGAAATATCAGAAGTTCAAATAGACAACCTTTAGGCAGTTGCTGCAGCTGTCACTACATTTTACGTTTTAAGACAACCACTTTGGATTCTGAGGTCGGGGTGGGTAAAAGAAGTCTGACTTTTCTATTTCTGCCATTTATTTTCCCAATGTGTAGcttgaacattttaacagctgtgttgaaaaatgaaaagcacaaaaataaaatatcaagcaaactgaaaaaatcCAAAGTCTTGCTGTATTGatgtttcaaaatgtctgcCATGATGGTGGTACTTAGTAGGCTTAGTATTGAGGCGGTGCTTTCAACAAATAGTTAAAATCTACAGCTGgaatgtaaataataatgtaCACTTTGTGtacattattatttactttgtgTACATTATTATTTACATGAAACGATGCTCAGCCAGGACTGAAACAGTACTACAACTATAATAATgtaacaaataacaaaacaagaatattaaatataatttatcatttcatGATCTAATCACACAGCTCCTTGCTTTATTTACTTACCTTATTCAAGATGAATTTGCGGACGAAATAAAAGAGAATTGCCGACATGATTCCCGACAGAACAGGCGACAGGAACCATGATGCCACTTTAAACAGAACATTTCACGTACAATTTATTTACTGACttggattttagtttttgtagATTATTCTTCCTTTTTGCTGGAATACTTGGAAGGAGAAACTCTGTTTACCAATGCGAAGTAGTTCCATCCATTTGACCCCCTTGGGGCCTCTCGCTACCATTGAAAAGCCAATTGTGGCCCCAACAATGCAGTGGGTTCCAGAGATGGGGAGCTTCAGGAACGAAGCAGTCAGCTGCCACACGGCAGAGCCTGTGGCACAAAAACACCAGCTGAGCTTTTGTTTATGGCCTAAAGATTCGCACTTTCAAAACGAAAACAAAATCTTTGTGAAGGCTCACCACACATGGCACTTATTGATCCCGCCATGAGCACGTGCTCTGAGCCGTTGTACATGCGCACATCGATGATCCCCTGACGGATGGTCTCGCTGACCTTTGCCCCCAACAGCACCGAGCCCACCGTCTCAAAGATGGTGGCCAGGATGCAGGCCTGCCGCAGGGTGACCACTCCGGAGCCCACCGCCGTGCCGAAGGAGTTGGCGACGTCATTGGCTCCCACCGAAAACGCCAGGATGAAGGCGATGATGAATCCGACCACCAACAGCCAAAGGTAGTCCGACATGTCTGACCGGGAGACCAGAGCTACAGTGGTGGCAGCAGCCAACGTTGCTAGAGTAGTTGTATCCATGAGTATTCTCAATGTTattctactaaaaaaaaaataaaaaactaatttgttgtTTGATAGTAACTTTTGAGGTAGTatgtatcaataaataataacaaaaactctAAGACTTAGAATAAACTAACCTAGTAGTGGAAAATTGATTAAATCTATTGCTAGCTGGGTATGCAGGGTTTTTCTGTGAGGCTCATTATGAAATGACCCTGTATGGAAATGAGAGAAGAGTCCATTGTGATCCTCAGATGATtcacgctgcaaaaacacagatatATGAGTCAGTATAGGCATCATCCCATAGACAAGCAAACACTAAGCTGAGTTACACATTAACAAGCCCAAAcaacccaacaaaaaacaagcgGCACGCATCTTTTACCTTGACATGCATGATTTACTCAAATATGGCGGGGTTTGGGGGGAGGAGCTATTCCTgccagtaaaataaaagcactttctTTGACTGGTGAACAAAATGGCTCAATCAGGGATAAATAGCgctaaaaataactttacagCAGAGTGTgtcagaggaagcagagagCACTGAAGTTAACTGGAATATGTTTTGGAGGGCAAGAGCTCATGAGTGTATTTAAGCCTTTAATGCCTCAATCAGGTTATTCCCATGGCGATAAAAGAGAAGAaccttttaaatgatttaatgatCAAATCCACATTAAGTCCACTGATGCCGAGGTACAGCATATAATTAATTTACAACACACTGATCGATGCAAAATATGAACTTGTTCAGCATGCTCTCAGGAGGTTCTAAGTGAGCTCACCCTGAAATTGGTTTGCTGCAATAGAGAGTGtctttttagaatttttttaatctaacaaaACTTAATGACTCATCTGCTTTTATAAGTGTTGACAGTTGTGGTTCTTGCATTGAAGGTGGCCAGGCCAAGCACCTCTAGTgacctcatttttttttttgattgctACAAAGTAAAGGTTTTAACCAATTTGTAAGAACCTGTGATCGGTGTAGAATGATTCTGTTCAGTTTCGAATGATGCATAAAGTGTGGTTTTCATGCTTTACTCAAATATGCATAATAAGAGTATGCAAAGACCAAAGAATTATGCAGAGAAATGTTTCTACAGCAttgttaattgtatttatttaaaaacgcACTGCAAAAGTTcggcaaattttaaaaaatgttgcgCATGCATACCCAACCTTGGGACACAAAGTCACACAAATTAGCTTGAAAGCatataataattgtaaatgGGAATTtgagtttacaaaaaaataacttgcagCAGTTATTTAAGACTTGAATccttaaatttacttttaaaaagagaaataaagaaactaagcttttttgttgttcccTTCAATAGATTTTTATATGCAGCCAagctttttctgtatttaaagcaCATAGAGGGTAAATGTTTGcataatgtttgtatttgtactgtatatttgtTTAAGGTTCAATAACTAACAAGGCACCTGCCTGAAATATCTCAAGTGAAAGTAATTCAGAAATTGCTTTCCTTTAATACCTTTTAACATAAGGGCTGAAGTCACTAAGCCTCtgtaataatataatttttatatcaataaaagtacaattttgaaattatatAATCCCTTAGATTCTGACATCCATTTTTCATATCAAGTTCAGActaatgggggggggggaagtaTTGTGGAAACTTAtacaaaaagaacaatttttttcataaataaataaataaagcacctaatatttttgtaataactaaataaaaaaacagcaacaatagTCAGTAGTTTTGAGCCAGTTTTCATCAGGTGGTATGTTAATCTCCTTAGTTGCCCTTACATAATTCAAAGAGACCACATAAAAATGCAAGCCACTCTATAAAGTGGGAAAAAAGCGACACTCACGTGAGAGACGTGCAGTTTCCCTCGGCGTGTTGGTGTCTGTCCTCAGGCTGCTGCTGTCAGCTGTGAGCAGGACCAACAGTTGCAGGATGACCACGCAGGCTGAGGGGGCAGAGCAGCGGCCTGTAGCATTAGTGGGGCTTCTGCTGGGGGCTGCTTTATATGCCGAGCCGAGAACACGCCTTTTCACTCCGGTCATGGGACAGCTGCCGTGCAGAAGCTAATGTTTAGCCTGTTTGTTGACAGGGTGCAGAATAATTACAGCTGTGTGCTGATTATCTTGTCTTATTTTATCCTCAAATTATGCTGTACCTCTACATCCGaaataagaaagagaaaaagctaTTGCTATGACGAATATAATCTATTTTCTAATTCAGGTCATACTATTCTTTGGACGATAATGTAATTTCGCACAGTATTTCAAGACAGTATAAGGTCAAAAACGTGAACACAGGAGAGTGCACTTTGGAGACACCTGCTGGCCAATTATCGCATAGCAGCCCCCAAAACCTAGAAAAATCCCGATTGGAACTGGAGCCAAGATTTTATGAGATCATAATTGACGCACCTCTTCTGTTTTTAGCCCTACTCATCAGTCTGCAAAGCACTAATCTGCCcagactttttgttttgcatgctCTCAATTTAACAACCCTAAATCAGGTTTTGTGTAAGGTGACTATATAATTTATCTAACTTTGTTCCCAGATTACTCACCTTACATTACCTATTAAATGAATAATAGTAAATTAATAACAAAGATAATTTCTTACTCTGACTCACTCATTTGGTGTTGCCATCATGACTGGAGTGCCGTATTTCAGCTCAGACTTAACAGAGCTGGGAAGGAGGGGCAAGTTTAATCACCTGGTTACCAGCACACACAGAAGATGGTAATTTATCTACTGATTAATTTACTTTTGCAGAATGAATGAAGTGTGACTCCAGCACGGATGCAAACAGCAGTTATCAGTAGTGAGTGATGAACTATTAAACTAGATATTTTTCATATATACTGTTTGTGATGTTTCAAGGCAAGGCATACAAGTACGTATACCAGAGGACCCTCAGAAGCAGAAGCCACAAATATGCAGTGGTCCTCATACTTTTCATAAAAAGTGCCACTTCAACATATACTCATGTTTCCATATACCACACAGCCGACATCTATTTTAAAACCGTAACACAacacaatttgtgttttttcaaaaaggaaaacagaaaaggtacTGTAGACTCTGTTGAAGGATTCAATTCAATTATGCACTCAACATCAATTTATACATGAATTAACAAGAAGTATCAGTGGTTCTAAATTAAACTTGCAATTCCTTGAACCACGCATCACTGAGGATAATTGAAGCAAAAATAGtagagatatattttttatgtgaatcTGACATGATTGGTGTTTGAATAAATAAGACACACAGAAGATTACAGAATTATAGGCCAGCTAACAATAGTTAGCTTGTCACTGAATGTAACAGCATAACTCGCTAGCTTTGTGACTTGCAACTGGAAAACAGTGTGTTTGGGTTTACTTGGGTCGTTCTCGGATCACGTTCAACAGAGCTACCACTAGCCACTGCGCCAGGTTCATTTTTGTCCTCCTCAGTTTATACAAGGACTTCTCAGAAAATTTTCCACAGTACTACTCATTTTTTCAAGTATTTGTTTAAAGGAAACATAAACATGCTTGAGCA
This window encodes:
- the slc20a1a gene encoding sodium-dependent phosphate transporter 1-A isoform X1; protein product: MDTTTLATLAAATTVALVSRSDMSDYLWLLVVGFIIAFILAFSVGANDVANSFGTAVGSGVVTLRQACILATIFETVGSVLLGAKVSETIRQGIIDVRMYNGSEHVLMAGSISAMCGSAVWQLTASFLKLPISGTHCIVGATIGFSMVARGPKGVKWMELLRIVASWFLSPVLSGIMSAILFYFVRKFILNKSNPVPNGLRALPVFYGITMGINLFSIMFTGAPLLGFDRMPWWGTLCISLGCAITTALVVWFVVCPRLKKKIERETAPAPYETPLMEKNSSKPPAEQPQILSDLHLQNPPVETQKVAFKLGGSEETDLNSDIESKDLDISNVLNGSVGHMTITDPHSGRSHTIHKDSGLYKDLLHKLHKAKVGDCIGDSDTEERPMRRNNSYTSYTMAIYGIHGDPKYRDVDTGFQRRPRVDSYSSYNSAVTTGSTVPDGSATQEADASVAEAEDELEIDQPAVSLLFQFLQILTACFGSFAHGGNDVSNAIGPLVALWLLYESGSVVSNAPTPIWLLLYGGVGICAGLWVWGRRVIQTMGKDLTPITPSSGFSIELASAATVVVASNIGLPVSTTHCKVGSVVAVGWLRSRKSVDWRLFRNIFIAWFVTVPISGLISAAIMALFVYVIL
- the slc20a1a gene encoding sodium-dependent phosphate transporter 1-A isoform X2 encodes the protein MDTTTLATLAAATTVALVSRSDMSDYLWLLVVGFIIAFILAFSVGANDVANSFGTAVGSGVVTLRQACILATIFETVGSVLLGAKVSETIRQGIIDVRMYNGSEHVLMAGSISAMCGSAVWQLTASFLKLPISGTHCIVGATIGFSMVARGPKGVKWMELLRIVASWFLSPVLSGIMSAILFYFVRKFILNKSNPVPNGLRALPVFYGITMGINLFSIMFTGAPLLGFDRMPWWGTLCISLGCAITTALVVWFVVCPRLKKKIERETAPAPYETPLMEKNSSKPPAEQPQILSDLHLQNPPVETQKVAFKLGGSEETDLNSDIESKDLDISNGHMTITDPHSGRSHTIHKDSGLYKDLLHKLHKAKVGDCIGDSDTEERPMRRNNSYTSYTMAIYGIHGDPKYRDVDTGFQRRPRVDSYSSYNSAVTTGSTVPDGSATQEADASVAEAEDELEIDQPAVSLLFQFLQILTACFGSFAHGGNDVSNAIGPLVALWLLYESGSVVSNAPTPIWLLLYGGVGICAGLWVWGRRVIQTMGKDLTPITPSSGFSIELASAATVVVASNIGLPVSTTHCKVGSVVAVGWLRSRKSVDWRLFRNIFIAWFVTVPISGLISAAIMALFVYVIL